One stretch of Arachis duranensis cultivar V14167 chromosome 1, aradu.V14167.gnm2.J7QH, whole genome shotgun sequence DNA includes these proteins:
- the LOC127745648 gene encoding uncharacterized protein LOC127745648, whose amino-acid sequence MAEGIKKKAEKSYTRVYGEKIDLQEKLKNPREEYAALQESVVEGMDKMFNNLKAQVQVLTPGVDLSLFSQDNIVVDGKIVPTAEDEEKDPLPDPKSSGAQGGQASQTPEVQPEIVNVKLSPSPPGAILAVLVSVHPPTPPARGQDVVTREGLNPLFGPSLLFFVVFLFVEWPDLWAFGKQFIL is encoded by the coding sequence ATGGCGGAGGGGATAAAGAAGAAAGCAGAGAAAAGTTATACTCGTGTTTATGGGGAAAAAATTGACCTTCAGGAGAAGTTAAAAAATCCCAGAGAGGAATATGCTGCTCTTCAAGAGTCTGTGGTCGAGGGGATGGACAAAATGTTTAACAATCTGAAAGCTCAAGTCCAGGTCCTTACCCCCGGGGTCGATCTTTCCTTGTTCAGCCAAGACAACATAGTGGTTGATGGAAAGATCGTCCCGACCGCTGAGGACGAGGAGAAGGATCCTTTGCCCGACCCGAAATCTTCAGGAGCGCAAGGCGGTCAAGCTTCTCAAACCCCCGAGGTCCAGCCCGAGATCGTTAATGTTAAACTCTCTCCTTCGCCTCCTGGTGCTATCCTGGCTGTACTGGTCTCTGTTCATCCTCCGACCCCTCCTGCCCGAGGTCAAGACGTCGTGACGAGGGAGGGTCTTAACCCTCTTTTTGGCCCATCTTTGTTgttttttgtggtttttctttttgttgaatGGCCCGACTTATGGGCTTTTGGCAAacaatttattttgtaa